In Streptosporangiales bacterium, a genomic segment contains:
- a CDS encoding tyrosine-type recombinase/integrase, protein MALFVQAYRLELRRRGYTPRSAVNLLRQVARFSGWLEDRELGAERLDRDRVDEFLAFQRAGGRHRSQWSRPGLWCLLEVPGALLRGEQAPALSPTETLLCSFERYLLVERGLASGTVRGYVDHARKFFDGLPPGTALGEVAAADVTAALRRVAEAVSVAAAQNFRAGLRALLRFCFTEGIIAVDLSGAALAVTGRRRVCLPRGIEPAQAHLLLSSCDRRTALGRRDYAMLVVLLRLGLRAGEVARLRLDDLDWRAGDLVVRGKGARLDRLPMPVEVGEAIAVYLRRGRPRSDRREVFLRARAPFEPIATGTVGSTVRRACRRAGIPEVGPHRLRHTLACEMVRAEVPLVEIGQVLRHKNLQSTGIYARVDLDTLRRLAAPWPGGAR, encoded by the coding sequence TTGGCCCTGTTCGTGCAGGCGTATCGTCTGGAGCTTCGCCGGCGCGGCTACACGCCACGATCGGCGGTGAACCTGCTGCGGCAGGTGGCTCGCTTCAGCGGTTGGCTCGAGGATCGGGAACTCGGCGCCGAGCGGCTCGACCGTGATCGGGTCGATGAGTTTTTGGCTTTCCAGCGTGCTGGGGGCAGGCACCGCTCCCAGTGGTCACGGCCCGGATTGTGGTGCCTGCTTGAGGTGCCGGGTGCGTTGTTGCGCGGGGAGCAGGCGCCAGCACTGTCGCCGACCGAGACGCTGCTGTGTTCCTTCGAGCGTTATCTCCTGGTCGAGCGTGGGCTCGCGTCGGGCACCGTGCGCGGCTACGTCGACCACGCCCGAAAGTTCTTCGACGGGCTACCGCCGGGCACCGCCTTGGGGGAGGTTGCGGCCGCTGATGTGACCGCGGCTCTGCGCCGCGTCGCCGAGGCGGTGTCGGTTGCTGCGGCCCAGAACTTCCGGGCAGGGCTGCGCGCGTTACTTCGGTTCTGCTTCACCGAGGGGATCATCGCCGTTGACCTGTCCGGTGCGGCCCTGGCCGTGACCGGGCGACGACGGGTGTGCCTGCCTCGAGGGATCGAGCCCGCTCAGGCTCACCTGCTGCTTTCATCCTGCGATCGGAGAACGGCGCTGGGGCGACGGGATTACGCGATGCTGGTCGTGCTGCTTCGCCTGGGTCTTCGTGCCGGTGAGGTGGCACGGCTGCGTCTTGACGACCTGGACTGGCGCGCCGGGGACCTCGTCGTGCGCGGCAAGGGTGCGCGGCTGGACCGGCTGCCCATGCCCGTCGAGGTGGGCGAGGCGATCGCTGTCTATCTGCGACGCGGACGACCCAGAAGTGACCGGCGGGAGGTGTTCTTGCGGGCCAGAGCGCCGTTCGAGCCGATCGCGACCGGCACGGTTGGCTCGACCGTGCGTCGGGCCTGCCGCCGCGCCGGAATCCCCGAGGTCGGCCCGCACCGGCTACGTCACACGCTGGCCTGCGAGATGGTGCGCGCCGAGGTGCCTCTGGTCGAGATCGGCCAGGTGCTGCGACACAAGAACCTGCAGTCGACCGGGATCTACGCCCGGGTGGACCTGGACACGCTGCGGCGGCTCGCCGCGCCGTGGCCGGGAGGTGCGAGATGA
- a CDS encoding dihydrofolate reductase yields the protein MRKLVYGMNLTLDGYVAAPGDDLGWSGPSDELFQWWLDQELAIGLLMYGRKLWETMSSYWPTGDQQPGATPAQIEFARNWRDTPKVVFSSTVDKVDWNTRLVTGNAVAEITRLKAEDGEPMRVGGAALAGAAMRAGLIDEYAIVTHPVLVGGGTPFFTALDSWVNLNLVETRTFPGGVVLTRYETRR from the coding sequence ATGCGGAAACTGGTCTACGGCATGAACCTGACCCTGGACGGCTACGTCGCGGCGCCCGGCGACGACCTCGGCTGGAGCGGGCCGAGCGACGAGCTGTTTCAGTGGTGGCTCGACCAGGAGCTGGCGATCGGCCTGTTGATGTACGGGCGCAAGCTGTGGGAGACCATGAGTTCCTACTGGCCGACCGGCGACCAGCAGCCGGGCGCCACCCCGGCGCAGATCGAGTTTGCGCGGAACTGGCGGGATACGCCGAAGGTGGTGTTCTCCTCGACGGTCGACAAGGTCGACTGGAACACTCGCCTGGTCACCGGCAACGCGGTCGCGGAGATCACCCGGCTCAAGGCCGAGGACGGCGAGCCGATGAGGGTCGGTGGCGCAGCGCTCGCTGGGGCGGCTATGCGGGCCGGGCTGATCGACGAGTACGCGATCGTGACCCATCCGGTGCTGGTGGGCGGCGGCACACCGTTCTTCACCGCGCTGGATAGCTGGGTGAACCTGAACCTGGTGGAGACGCGGACGTTTCCCGGCGGCGTGGTCCTGACCAGGTACGAGACGAGGCGTTGA
- a CDS encoding glyoxalase, protein MKPQANALALIVSDIAASVDFYRRLGLDFGDATGDHVECELMPGFRLMLDDATMAKSFYPDWTKPSGGAHTALAFEFGTPSDVDAAYRELTDAGFRSAHDLFDAPWGHRFATVRDPDGNNVDLYALLPRG, encoded by the coding sequence ATGAAACCACAAGCCAACGCCCTTGCGCTGATCGTCTCCGACATCGCGGCATCGGTCGACTTCTATCGGCGGCTCGGCCTCGACTTCGGAGACGCGACCGGCGACCACGTCGAGTGCGAGCTGATGCCGGGATTCAGGCTCATGCTCGACGACGCGACGATGGCCAAGTCGTTCTATCCGGACTGGACCAAGCCGAGCGGAGGTGCCCACACCGCGCTCGCATTCGAGTTCGGCACGCCATCCGACGTCGACGCGGCCTATCGAGAGCTGACGGATGCGGGATTCCGCAGTGCCCATGACCTGTTTGACGCCCCTTGGGGACACCGGTTCGCCACCGTGCGCGATCCCGACGGCAACAACGTCGACCTCTACGCCTTACTTCCCCGAGGCTGA